The Coffea arabica cultivar ET-39 chromosome 4e, Coffea Arabica ET-39 HiFi, whole genome shotgun sequence genome includes a window with the following:
- the LOC113740900 gene encoding uncharacterized protein — MSYFYRRFGETVSHHFHRVLRAIIALEDQFLHQLMGEQVPSEILNSARFYPYYKDCVGAIGGTHVRVKVSSIDAAKYRGRKEHLTQNVLAACKYYLVDVGFMLRRGLLTPYRNFDPDLEYINEAGEELARQSPSEKESGDISAEKDHAQGESLRNEIAMQMWNDYLT; from the exons atgtCATACTTTTATCGTCGTTTCGGAGAAACTGTTAGtcatcattttcatagagttttACGAGCAATTATAGCATTGGAGGATCAATTTCTTCACCAGCTTATGGGAGAACAAGTTCCTTCAGAAATACTTAATAGTGCAAGATTTTATCCATATTATAAG GATTGTGTGGGTGCAATTGGTGGAACCCATGTTCGTGTTAAGGTGTCCAGCATTGATGCGGCAAAATATCGTGGTAGAAAAGAGCATCTAACACAAAATGTGCTAGCTGCAT GTAAATATTATCTTGTTGATGTTGGATTCATGTTGAGAAGGGGACTTCTTACACCTTACAGAAAT TTTGATCCTGACTTGGAGTACATTAATGAAGCGGGTGAGGAATTGGCACGTCAATCTCCATCGGAGAAAGAAAGTGGAGATATAAGTGCTGAAAAAGATCATGCTCAAGGAGAGAGTTTAAGGAATGAAATAGCAATGCAAATGTGGAATGATTACTTGACTTGA